A genomic segment from Nocardiopsis sp. Huas11 encodes:
- a CDS encoding PhzF family phenazine biosynthesis protein, whose protein sequence is MPEYTVVDAFTDRPLAGNPAAVLVLDDTYPDEWAQGVAAEFNLSETAFARPVDGADADYELRWFTPTAEIELCGHATLATAHTLRERGVPGPYRFTTRSGILTVTPDEDMLWLDFPTRPATPTEVPEGLAEALGAEPLSVGRGGTGDLLVEVADEETVRGLAPDMAALAAVEARVVIVTAPGKEYDFVSRVFGPRVGVTEDPVTGSAHTALMPFWAERLGRTELLAHQASARGGDLRLRLPGDRPGRVLIGGPAVTVAHGTLHL, encoded by the coding sequence ATGCCTGAGTACACCGTGGTCGACGCCTTCACCGACCGGCCCCTGGCCGGCAACCCCGCAGCCGTGCTCGTCCTGGACGACACCTACCCCGACGAGTGGGCCCAGGGCGTGGCCGCCGAGTTCAACCTCTCCGAAACCGCCTTCGCCCGCCCCGTGGACGGGGCCGACGCCGACTACGAGCTGCGCTGGTTCACGCCCACCGCCGAGATCGAGCTGTGCGGCCACGCCACCCTGGCCACCGCCCACACCCTGCGCGAGCGCGGGGTGCCCGGCCCCTACCGCTTCACCACCCGCAGCGGCATCCTCACCGTCACGCCCGACGAGGACATGCTGTGGCTGGACTTCCCGACCAGGCCGGCGACGCCGACGGAGGTCCCCGAGGGCCTGGCCGAGGCCCTGGGCGCCGAGCCGCTGTCGGTGGGGCGCGGCGGCACCGGCGACCTGCTCGTGGAGGTGGCCGACGAGGAGACCGTGCGCGGTCTGGCACCGGACATGGCCGCGCTGGCCGCCGTGGAGGCGCGCGTGGTCATCGTCACCGCCCCCGGCAAGGAGTACGACTTCGTGTCCCGCGTGTTCGGGCCGCGGGTCGGCGTGACCGAGGACCCGGTCACCGGCAGCGCGCACACCGCGCTGATGCCGTTCTGGGCCGAGCGCCTGGGCCGCACCGAGCTCCTCGCCCACCAGGCCTCCGCGCGCGGCGGCGACCTGCGCCTGCGCCTGCCCGGGGACCGGCCCGGCCGTGTGCTCATCGGCGGCCCGGCGGTCACGGTCGCCCACGGGACCCTGCACCTGTAG
- a CDS encoding Lrp/AsnC family transcriptional regulator: MAVPLDDTDRRIIALLRGDGRMSIRAVAEQAHISRANAYSRLERLRDEGVIRGFTAVIDPEKYGTSLSAYVSVRIEQHSWDRFRGYLRDIPEVDHAALVSGDVDLLLLVRVADAAALRTFVLERLQRIPEVKSTQTMFILDEPQL; this comes from the coding sequence ATGGCCGTGCCGTTGGACGACACCGACCGGCGCATCATCGCCCTCCTGCGCGGCGACGGTCGCATGTCCATCCGGGCGGTCGCCGAGCAGGCGCACATCTCCCGCGCCAACGCCTACTCGCGGCTCGAACGCCTGCGCGACGAGGGCGTCATCCGCGGCTTCACCGCCGTCATCGACCCGGAGAAGTACGGCACGTCCCTGTCGGCGTACGTGTCCGTGCGCATCGAACAGCACTCCTGGGACCGCTTCCGCGGCTACCTGCGCGACATCCCCGAGGTCGACCACGCCGCCCTGGTCTCCGGGGACGTCGACCTCCTCCTGCTCGTGCGCGTCGCCGACGCGGCCGCACTGCGCACCTTCGTCCTGGAACGCCTCCAGCGGATCCCCGAGGTCAAGAGCACCCAGACGATGTTCATCCTCGACGAACCGCAGCTGTGA